In the genome of Massilia sp. UMI-21, the window ACGCAGGGCGCGGGCAAGGGCTGCCCGTGTTCCACGACCTGGCGCGCGATGCTCGCATGCACCAGCGCGACCTCGCGCGCCTCTCCTTCCATACTCGAAGACAGGATCAACGGCGCATACCCTGCCGCCCCGGCAGCCAGCGCGGCGGCATCGAGCGCCTGCTGCGCGGTGACGATGACGCGGGTGTCGTTGCGCGCCAGGCGCGGATCGTCCGCCAGCGGCGCCGCCAGTTGCGGGTCGGCCAGCACCGCGCGCACGGCCCCCGAAACGGGAATGCCGTATTTCTGCAGGATGGCGAGCGCGTCGAGGCCGGTACTGCCGTCGGGCACGGTCGGGCCGGATGCCACCACGGCCGGATCGTCGCCCGGCACATCCGACACCACCAGGGTCACCACCCGCGCAGGCAGGCAGGCCAGCGCCAGCCGCCCGCCCTTGATGGCGGACAGGTGGCGTCGCACGCGGTTGATCTCGCCGATCGGCGCACCGCAGCGCAGCAGTTCCCGGTTCAGGGCGCGCTTCTCGTCGAGGCTGATACCGGGCGCGGGCAGCGACATCAATGCCGAGCCGCCGCCGGACATCAGGCACAGCACCAGGTCGTCCGGCCCCAGTCCGGCCGCCGCCTCCAGCATGCGCCGGGCGGCCTGCTCGCCGGCGGCATCGGGCAAGGGGTGACCGGCTTCGATGACCTCGATGTGGCGGGTCGGCGCGCCGTGGCCGTAGCGGGTAACGACCAGGCCGGTCAATGGCCCTTGCCAGTGGCGCTCGACCGCCTCGGCCATGCGCGCGGCCGCCTTGCCGGCGCCGAGCACCAGGGTGCGCCCCTTGGGCGGCGGCGGCAGGTGGCGCGCGACCAGATGGAAGGGATCGGCAGCGGCCATGGCGGCATCGAACAGGTGCGGCAGCAGCGGGTGGGCGGTGGGCATGTCGGCTCTTCATCCAGGACGAACCATGATATTTGCACAAAAGCGCCGGGCAGGTG includes:
- a CDS encoding glycerate kinase: MPTAHPLLPHLFDAAMAAADPFHLVARHLPPPPKGRTLVLGAGKAAARMAEAVERHWQGPLTGLVVTRYGHGAPTRHIEVIEAGHPLPDAAGEQAARRMLEAAAGLGPDDLVLCLMSGGGSALMSLPAPGISLDEKRALNRELLRCGAPIGEINRVRRHLSAIKGGRLALACLPARVVTLVVSDVPGDDPAVVASGPTVPDGSTGLDALAILQKYGIPVSGAVRAVLADPQLAAPLADDPRLARNDTRVIVTAQQALDAAALAAGAAGYAPLILSSSMEGEAREVALVHASIARQVVEHGQPLPAPCVILSGGETSVTVRGQGRGGRNAEFLLALAVALDGLPGVHALAADTDGIDGTEDNAGAWLAPGTLARARARGLDARAHLLENDGYGFFGALGQLLVTGPTRTNVNDFRAIVIETDVL